The genomic interval tcgcctcctggctatttctaatcatatactactatgtatctcattaatttgacaaaaaaataacaaaaaaaaagacccgctgagtttctttcgccggttcttctcaggtcagggtattcctttttccgaaccggtggtagtgtttatttgacaatcaataagtaagtgtaatgcttctatattgaataaaggaatttgagtttgagtttgagttatctacgcgggcgaagccgcgggcgaccgctagtgttttataaatacattcaaatacataaaaatacatacttatacatatatgcaaTACAACGATTTACAATGACAAATAATAGTGTTTTAGAAGCCTCTTAAAAGCAACAACGGATTGTGCACGTCTTATATTTATGGGCAAGGAGTTCCACAAGCGTACTGCTTGGACAGAGAAGGATTTAGTAAAAAAGGAAGAAGTATGGGAAGGAGTTTTAAGAGTAAGGTTTTGTTCGGAGCGAAGACTGCGGAAATGGGAATCACTAAGGAATTGGAAGGACTGTTTTAGATAAATAGGGGCATTGGGGTTGAAAAGTTCCTGCGAAGGCGGATCGGGAGCCACTCGAGCTTTTTGCGAAAATCGGAAATGTGGTCATACTTGCGAAGCCCAAATATGAACCTGATGCAAAGattttgaatgcgctcaagTTTGTTCAATTGATCTTCTCTAAGATCAAGATAACAGCAGTCTGCATAATCAAGAATTGGCAAAAGGATAGATTGTGCTAACGCAATTTTGGTGGGAATCGGTAAAAGGTTACGTAGTCTGCGTAAGGAACCAACAGCAACCAACATTTTTCTGCTTACCTCACTCATTTGTGGATTCCAAGAAAGGGTTTTATCGAATATTATACccagatttttgattttatcgcTGTATGGAATTATGgcattgtcaaataaaatagggGATAAAAGAGAAAAATCTATTCGTGAGATTAATATTGGACTGCCAATAAAAATAGATTGACACTTAAGTGGATTTATTTTGAGACCGAATGAATTGCTCCAACTTAAGATCTTTTTTAAGTCTGAGTTAATTGTCTGTATTGTCAGTGGTAAATCTATTAACTTAGAGTGACAGTAAATCTGAAAATCGTCGGCATACAGGTAGTAGAGAGAAGATATATTGTGAGTtatggaattaataaaaatcgaaaataGCAGAGGTGAAAGCACTCCGCCTTGAGGCACACCGGCACTTAAAATTGACCAATCAGAATAAGAGTCCTGAACTCGGATTCTTTGTCTGCGGCCATATTAGATAACAACGAAAGCAGTCAATTACAGTAGGAGATATATTAAGAGAACTTAAAATAGCCAGTAATATGTCGAAATCAACAGTATTGAAGGCATTACTGAAATCCAGTAATGTCAAAACTGTAACTTCCTGGTTATCCATAGCTAATCTGATGTCATCGGTGATCTTAACTAAAGCAGTAGCCGTACTATGAAAAATTCGGAATCCCGACTGAAGTGGGTTAAATAGGTTATTTTTGGTTAGGAATAAATTAAGTTGTTGGTAAACAAGGCGCTCCAGGACTTTTGAGAGAAAAGGAAGTATGGATATAGGGCGGAAATCACTATAGGACGATGGATTAACTTTTTTCGGTAGTGGGACAATTTGAGCGTCTTTCCAGGAGGAAGGATAAATACCAGTATTAATGGAATTATTAAGGATACATGTGATGACAGGAATAAGGTAATCAATGAtaggaaatataattttacggcAAATGCAGTCAGATCATCTCAAAGCTCAACCCGCATGCCAGTACCAGCGTGTCATCTGCGTAGCAGATCACGCTGACGCCTGCGGGGAGCTCGACGCGCAGAACCGCGTCGTACGCGAGATTCCATAGGAGTGGTCCTAGGACCGATCCCTGCGGAACCCCACAGTACACTTCCCTCCGGGTCCTCGTACCGTCCTGGCCCACGTACACAATGTACCTGTCGCGCAAGTAGCTCCCGACGATCGCCTGCAGGTAGAGAGGCACACGGTGGTACACCAGGGCCTTCCTGATGGCAACCCAGGGTAAAGCGTTAAAGGCGTTGACGATATCCAGGCTTATCGCCAACGCCACGCCCCCCTGAGCCACCGCCTGCTCCCTCAGGGACCGgacgcgcatgatcgcgtcaaCGGTCGAACGACCCTGACGGAAGCTGAACTGTCTGTCGGCCAGGTCGGGACCGACGCACGACAGATGCTCGCTGAGACGAAAAACGACAATCCGCTCTAAGAGCTTGCCAGCCTCGTCCAGCAGGCATATGGGACGATACGCAGAGGGAGAGTCCGCGTCTCTGCCGTCTTTCCTCAAGAGGACCAGACTTGCCTCCTTCCAGGCCTTGGGGAACGTGGCGTTACGGAGACAGCTGTCGAACAGCCGCCTCAGCCTGTCCCCCAAGTGAGCCGAAGCCAACACCCACGCACGTCCCGGAATCCCATCGGGACCGGGCGCTGTATTCCGGGCACTCAGGCGACCAAGTGCTCGGTCAAACTCCTGCTCTGTAACCCTCAACTCGTCGGTCCAAGTGACCGGCGGTAGCGAGGAATACAGGGGACTTGACCGGATCACCGGGAAGAGCGAATCTATCACTCTCCTCAGTAGATCCGTCAACGGGGGCATCCACGGGCGTAACTTGCCCAACACCatgcggtacgggcgcccccatgGATCCCTGTCGAGTCCCTCGAGGAGCTCGTTCCAGGACCGAGCGCCGGCGTCCGAGATGGCGTCTCGCAACGCCTTCTTGACCTCCTGGAAAGCCCTGTAGGCTTCGTCTTTCTCCTCTGGAGTTGCTCGCCTTCTTCTCCGGGTTCTGCTGGACTGGCGGTGAGCGCGCAAGCATGCGGTTCGCAGCTGCGCAATCTCCTCCGACCACCAGTGCATCGCCCGGCGCTCGAAGCGGCCTGCCCGGGGCATCGATGCATCGCAGATCGACGTCATCGTGCCCCTGAACCAGACCGACTCACCCTCGGGGTCGGGCGAAATCTCCTCGGCGTTTTGTGGCCAAGCCGCGACGATGGCAGCGGCTTCGAGATGATCTCGGTTTAGCCGCTTGAGGGCCCATCGTCGCGGCAGGGTGTCTCCCTGACGACGGCTGGATCGATCGGGATGGCGGATAGCCACATCGAAAAAGATGTGGCGGTGGTCGGATAGTGTGTCCACTTCCTCAGCGACACGCCATCCCGAGAGCATGCGAATCGCAGGAGGAGTCGCCCATGTAAGGTCCACGACCGACTCCCCCTGCCACCGCACGCATGTACTCTCCGACCCGACGTTAATGAGCCGGAGGTCCAGCCGCCCAGTCGAGAAGCGTCACTCCCTTCGGATCGTCCCTAGAGTTACCGCAAGCCCTGGCGTAGGCAttgaagtcccccaggacgatcaGCGGACGGGGTAGGCATCTGCGAACGCAGTCCGCCAGCCCGTCCAGGTACAACTCGTAGTCGGCGAGTGACCTGTTGGGAGAGACGTAACACCCCACAATGGCCAAGGGGCCCCACCGAACGGCCACGAATCCCTGCCCCGCTTCGAGCAGGGAACAGGGTGGGACCCCCGCACCGCCCGCCCAATGGACGGCCACGGTGCCAGCGTCGTCCCCAAACCGGCAAGGTTGGTCGGGGACGCGATAGGGCTCCGCCACGACCGAGAGGCCTATGGACCACTCCGCAATGATCTGCATCAGAAGTTGCTGAGCATTGTGGCAGTGGTTCAAGTTCGTCTGCAGTACCCTTACTCCCGCGAATGGGAAACCTCCATGGCCTCCTGCGGAGCAGAGTCCGGTGCTGAGGCGGGAGCCTCGGCGGTCGTATGAGCCGGGGTGGGAGGAGCGGTCTTTTTACCCTTCTTCCTCCTACCCGGCGTCTGGCAGCATGTCTTTGCGCCCAGACGATGGGTCGACGGGCGACCCACATCTGAGCACAAGGGGCACCGAAGCGACTTGGCCGTGCATTGGCTCGCTCTGTGGCCGCGCTCTCTACAGGCGAAGCACCGGTCGCTCCGGTCTGCCCCATTCGGACACGTCTGCCCAACGTGGCCCTTCTCGAGGCACCGGAAGCAATATAGCGGCTTTGCTTCCAGCACCTCGACCGTAGCGGAGCCCCATCCCACGCGGATGCGTGAGGTCGTCGCCAGCTTGCGCACGGCGGCGAGAGGGCACCTCACATGTGCCGTGCCTCTCGCCTCTGCGATGGCCGACGCCACCTCCTCCGGTGTCGTGGCGTCGTCCAGATCGAGCACACGTAGCTCACGCATCCGCGCTGCGAGACGGTCGGCTTTAGCGTCACTGTCGGGACCCCCGATGTTCAACAGAATCCCGCCAGTGATGGCCCTTTTCTGCTCGACCGTCTCGATACCGAGGTCAGGGAGCTGAACCCGCGTACGGGCAGCTCGCATGACCTCAGTATAGGTCATCGTCGAGCCTTCGACGAACGTTATGGCGACTGCCGCGGTCGCCGGCACCTTTGGGAGCCTCCTCTTAGGCGCCTTCTTAGCCGCAGGCTTTATTGCCGCAGGCTGGGAAGACGCCTTCAGCCGCGATCCAGGGTGCGCTTTCCTGGCCGCGACCGTCGCCCAAGACTCGGCAGAAGCCGTCGGACGAGAGGAGGAGGGAAAGGAAGCGGGCACCGGTGGTAAGTCGGTGACCGGAAGAGGAGCCGGTCCCGCCTTCCTCTTCCTCTCCCTGCTTCTCCGCTTCCTGGGCGGAGGAGGGTCCGTCAATGGGGCCTCCACTGGCCGAATAGGCGCAGCTCTCCCCGTCAATGCGGGCCTATATGCCCTGTCGGGGAAGAGCTCCGCCCTGAAGGCGGCCAGCTTCTCCTCTATGAGGGCTCCGATGTGCTCCATGAGCCCGGCTTCACTGCTCGTCAGTTAAGCAGGAGCGCGTGGAGTAACAGAAGCCCTCGACGTCGCCGCAGCCCCCGCAGGAGCGCGCCCGGCCTGTGCGGCAGGGGCACGCTTCCTGGACGCCACAGGGGCTCGCGCTGCAGACGCCGTAGCAGTAGTCGCTGCTGAGTGTTGCGCGTGGCCTCGCGCAGGTCGCAGACGAGGCTCCCTTTCATCTTACGGGAGCTGTCTGTGACCTTCTGTATGGCCGCCAGATTGCTGGCGATGCAGGCACCAAGTTCGTCCATGGGACGTGCCTGCATCTTTGCCTGCAGGACCTCGGGTCCAGGGAGGCTCCCCCCATTTCTCGCGGCAGCCGAAGCCGCGGAGGGGTCTGGGCGCTCGTCCCCGGTATCCCCGTCAGTGGCCCTGCTGGGCAGCAGGGAGATACTCCAGCGCAAGAGAAGAGGCTGAGACTCGAACAACTCATGTCCGAGTCGCAGCCACTCCCCTCCACCTCTTCCTCGCCGGCGATGTCGGAGCCGGGCGTGTCCGAGCGAATAAACCGCCCACGCTCGTCTCGTGCCAACTCCTTTCTTCCCTCCCCTGGATCCTTTAACTGGATCTTAACCCTAGTTTTGGTCTTTGCGGACCGCGGTCTGCCTCTCCCCGACCGTGCCTTGGGCACCTTCGGAGGCGGCAAGACGTCACTGGCCGACTCTGACCCCTGGGATTCCCCCTGTCGGACGCACAGGCGTTTCCGGCCGTCGGGCCTCGCCTGCGCGGTGTCGGTTCTCGTAGCCATCGACTCCAGGCTACGAGAACGAGTGGAGCCTCCTCGGCTCTTGACGCCATCGGCGTGTGGTTCAGCGGTATGCGCGCCCCCCACAAATTTCGAGTCGGGGCGCTTGCCGGAGACATGCTTCGGGTGGGATTGACGGCTATTGCCGCTGCCCACCTGGAGAATTATACTTTTGGTACATTCCATATCGGTGTTTTTTTGTTAGCGCTTGGGGCCGGATGCCCTCCGACCATTCATCCCCTCGGCACGCAAGACCTTAGGATTAGGATACGTATATTGGGGCGAAGTTCCAGTCTGCTTAAGCAGAGCGGAACAACGTGTGTCCCCAATATACTCCCCCCACCCCTGTCGGTCGTCAGCCGTGTCGACGGCAGTC from Vanessa cardui chromosome W, ilVanCard2.1, whole genome shotgun sequence carries:
- the LOC124542558 gene encoding uncharacterized protein LOC124542558, which codes for MQIIAEWSIGLSVVAEPYRVPDQPCRFGDDAGTVAVHWAGGAGVPPCSLLEAGQGFVAVRSLADYELYLDGLADCVRRCLPRPLIVLGDFNAYARACGNSRDDPKGVTLLDWAAGPPAH